The following are from one region of the Hymenobacter sp. YIM 151858-1 genome:
- the msrA gene encoding peptide-methionine (S)-S-oxide reductase MsrA: protein MKRLLMLLLAGAGALGSHAQTGAAAEPDRRFAELPKLQPGEAVATFAGGSYWSTEPVFERLKGVRAVVAGHAGGTVPNPTYEQVSRGGTGHAESVQVYYNPAVISYARLLQVFFAQHNPTTLNRQGPDEGPEYRSVAFYRTPQEKQLIEAEIKRLNESRRYPTRVVTQVVPFRAFYPAERYLQNYFSAHPEHPYSRIVAAPRYQQVARDFPELLKPGS, encoded by the coding sequence ATGAAACGCTTGCTGATGCTATTGCTGGCCGGCGCCGGGGCCCTCGGCAGCCATGCGCAAACGGGCGCCGCCGCCGAGCCCGACCGCCGCTTTGCCGAGCTGCCCAAGCTGCAGCCGGGCGAGGCCGTGGCCACTTTCGCCGGAGGCAGCTACTGGAGCACCGAGCCCGTGTTTGAGCGCCTGAAGGGGGTACGCGCCGTGGTGGCCGGCCACGCCGGCGGCACCGTGCCCAACCCCACCTACGAGCAGGTAAGCCGCGGCGGCACCGGCCACGCCGAAAGCGTGCAGGTGTACTACAACCCGGCCGTAATCAGCTACGCCCGCTTGCTGCAGGTATTTTTTGCCCAGCACAATCCTACCACCCTCAACCGCCAGGGCCCCGACGAAGGCCCGGAGTACCGCTCGGTAGCTTTTTACCGCACCCCGCAGGAAAAACAGCTGATCGAAGCTGAAATCAAGCGCCTGAACGAGTCGCGGCGCTACCCCACGCGCGTGGTTACGCAGGTGGTGCCGTTCAGGGCCTTTTACCCGGCCGAGCGCTACCTGCAAAACTACTTCAGCGCCCACCCCGAGCATCCGTACAGCCGCATTGTGGCTGCGCCGCGCTACCAACAAGTGGCCCGGGATTTTCCGGAGCTGCTCAAGCCCGGTTCCTAG